The following nucleotide sequence is from Aedes aegypti strain LVP_AGWG chromosome 3, AaegL5.0 Primary Assembly, whole genome shotgun sequence.
TCTTATTgctttggctcaaactttgaggtttcttttttaTGTGATACAAATTCAGATGAGCACACGAGTTTTTTGTTTtagtgaaattttaaaaaaataagctgTACTATGCAGTCCCCTAACTCTAAAAATGAATAGGTACCAAAAGAGGCAAATATGATTAGTATTTCCTTTATTAGTTTTTGGCAATCGCTGTGAATCCGATAGTTGTTAAGCTTTATCCTCCATGACGTGGCAAAAAAAGAAACCAAAATTTATTCATCATTATAGAAAATAAAGTATCGCTTCCCGATTCCCGGTAATCCACCATCTGAGTAATAGCCTAACGAAGTCCGCGAACGAATGTTCAAAATGATAAATGAGGGGTTTGCAGGCGGTTTACCGGGAGAGGAGCATTATGATTTAGTGTTGAACGCTAATAAAATCAGGTTGAAGGttgtttcaaaaacaaacaaaaaaaaacagtttagaCTAATAATGATAAAAAAGCAAACTGCAATCACGCAAAAATTGGATGTTCTGTCTGTGCTTACACTTTGAAGCTGAAATTAAAAGAGCtttcgaaaataaaacacaaaaggttggtaATGTTAGTCTTAGATTTCTGTTTGGGAAGCTTTCTCAGATtaggtttcagaaaaaaaaatcagtttttaagCTTTTCAGTTCCCTCCACGTTTcacacaaaaaaataaacattctaCACACCCTCTGCACCATTTATTCTGTTTTTAAGAAGGACACGTAACACTGTGAAGAACATCCACCCTCTATTTTCTGATACAGTAGACATAGTGCAGTCCTAAACGCGTTTTGAGTTCCTCCGAAAATCTAGTTTATGCTTCTATGGATGGATTACTGGCTGATCATTGCTTTTAAATTCCATACCACAAGCTAAACATTAgtccaaataaacaaaaaaatatccttcAGAAACTTAAGTTTTTAGTTCTTATGCAGTTCGCAATACACTTCAATGAAATGCAATAAGTTGAAGGGGCTTAGTTAAGTCTTGCTTTATTTACTAGAGTAACAGTGGTACAACTTCAGTAGTTTCCTTCAATAAAACAAAAAGTTCGAAAAAAGAGCTCAGATATAGAACAAACATAAGAGGAAAGCATCACAATCATTCCCCCTTACTACTCAATCCCTATAGGAGCGTGAAACAGTCCttgtgaaatttcaagaataacaaaccttattttagaaaatattcGGACTCAACAACACTTTAAACATAACTTTACACACAAAAGGAATCtataggaaaaatatgaaaattttaaaataataaactaAACCCTATCGCTAAAACAAAACGAAATCCCTATGATTGATACCACTAGAAAGGAACTAGAAGCGAAGCGAACGCAGAACAGAGAGCAACAGGCTAACAAATAACATTCtcattcatcaaaattcagcaaGAAATAATAGGGGCATTCCATCGTAACAGGTTGCATCAAAGCAAAGGCGTCGCCATCCGGAACACTACAATGGGTTCCGGAAACCACGCGGCAGTTGGAAAGATTAGGGACGGACGAACAGAAGGAACCCTTCACATTAGTCGCTTTtcatagttaaaataaaaatgatatgaTTCATTAAAAACAATCTGCATTGCAGATCTAGCGTTTCGTTTTATTAATCTCATTCGAAATCCACGGCCGGCAGTATGAAGTTCATGAACACCTTTTCCCGCAGTTCAAACTTGATCTTGAGCAGATGTTCGTTCTTAATGTTGGCAATCATTTTCGACTCGCAAAAGTCGACACTCTCCAGCAGCGTGGACAACTTCTTCGCGTCCACTTTACAGGATGCTTCCAGCGTTTGTTCCTCCTCAGGGTCAACCGTTGTTTGGCCATCTGTATTTGGTGGTTTACCTCTGGCGCACTGTAGACCCTTAAAATGGCTGGCCACCGTAACGATGTCCGTTTCCACCACCAGCGACAGCTCACCAGCCAGCGTTGCGTAGATCGTCACCGATGGGGACATATTCTTCTTTTTGTCCATGAGCCCCTTTAAGGATTTAACGGATGGCAGCATAACGGTCAGATCGTAGACCATATCCAGGGgtaaatcaaaattgctccACTCGCTGCGAGGCACCACCGTGACCGGGATCTGGTGCTGCACCTTGGGATTCATGACGTCGCTCTCGTTGTGCACAATTCCGCTCATTTCCACCGCCAAACAGGCCACATCCGTTTTCACTAGCTTCATCTTGACGTAATCCATGGAGTTGTTCCGAGTGTAGGATAAAGCCTGGACCAGATTTGACGCCGCAGCCATGAGGTAGATCTGGTTGTGCTGCTCGTCCACTCCGTCCATGACGAATTCGCTGAAGAATCCACTCCGATCCGTGGCATCGATTTCACACCACAGGCACTGGCCGGCTTCCACATCGCCCTCGATTTGAATTATCACCTTTTTCGGTTGGATGTTGATGGCAATGTTTCGACTGATGCGCGAGAAGGTCGTCACGATGTCCAGCAACTCGCGCATGCACAGGGTATCCGTTATCACCGCGCGGAACTTCATGGCTATTTGAATATCACAGAATCAAGAGATATCGCGGAACAATTTCGACGACAGTTACAAACGATACCGGTTCCGTTTACTACTGAGACTGAGGTCGTGCTGAGCATAAACTGATGTAAACAATCATCGCCTCACACACCCAAACACAATACCACCCCACAAGCAGTGAGGCAGAGAGCCCTTTCGCAGcataacgttttcgaaaatcGAGTCGAGACGAGCTTCTCCGAAAGCCTTCCGAAACTTGAAGCTTTCGAAACGGGGAGCTTCCAAATGCATaactggtagcgagtcactttttagtgacgaTAAGTTTTTTGAGACGGTCACTTTTTCAAAGACCCGAATATAAAAACATCTCGCCCCCTCGTAactctttttgtatgaatgttgtACTAAGTttgtatgggctgtaacattaaggctattcaaaattttaaaatatttgaaaatccaatctcccatatgttccttaccattctTACCATAATAATAGTGTtctatgaaattttcagcttttcggTGGTGATTCAAAGGTGGCGCAAGGAAAATGTATATGTTTAtatgtttatatggaaattactatggagaaattttgagaaatgttctaaacatgcttgtactgtaatgtatgtacgaacttatcatcccattcgtcatcaaacgtcaacatcccaccgcaaaatcgctagtgtttggaggggattttaacctccaaattgccaaataacctccaaatcatcacctccaagttagttctaataccctccgttgtATTAGTTTAttgttaaacagtcaatagttATAACTccttcttcaaaccttaatgaagggtgTTGCTGAAGGACCAAATCtcatttgagctaattttgtttgggattttttagATGTTTGCAgagctataatcccatattaagcttaataatagcaaacaaacttcTCCTATCTGTTAGATTGAATTTCTCTGttaagcaaatttctttattatggtttgaagaatgagttctttatgggatgataaatttgtacttTCATTCTAGTACtaacatgtttggaacatttttcaacatttctccatagtaatttccatataaaactaCATCCTCTTtggaccacctttaaatcaccacctagaaagcagAAAATTTCACGGAActatatttttatggtaagaaaaatatgggagattagattttcattttcattttcattttgcagcgtatggtggggcaatgagagcgcaagtcagtccaaagccgggggaagggataggtaatggccgtaatagtctatgcggaccgcttgaacaccatcggaaaggataagaagggttggggtagggtattggtgatctaacgcaaagctaaaaTGGGTAGATGGCGCTCTTCTAGAATAGGGATTAGTGCatcttaaggcccaaacgcaatgatagcggaacggcaacggaatgcggaaccggttcgccagtatgaatcacaccatctcgactgagctgacaacgaatgaaattgaacCAACACTGAATCGACAAGCTCGTTGTAGTTCacgctggcgaaccggttccgcattccgttgccgttccgctatcattgcgtttgggcctttattcaaaagaagaaaaatcaccacaatcatttaactggcaagatttttgcaatttaaGGCTTAGTATACCGTaaatattcaattcaatttgcaaaactttcgcaacctaacctcacttttgatcgccaatatggaattggagaagacttgacacagtaatgcgattaatgctgcaaaatgtaaatgtgctgaaagcaatttaatttgagttttgaagtttgatttgacttattaaaattccaaaaagaccggccaagtaagaaagaataagCTGATcgctttctgaaaaattttataaacaacaaaataataacaatattagagtgatgctaagggctgctgatggcacgatgcgacgctttaggagattttgatactgattgaatataacgcaattcaatcgatggcgataactttacaaactttatctgtttttgcactgattgacgattTTGATttagataaaaatatttgatattattagttcatttgtttgtgtgatctaggagttaataatggatttttttttacttatcctTGATGATAATACTTTCTTGGCCAGAAATATTCTATTTTGAGCACCCTTTTCGAAGTTGTTCtatgctcataatcatgcaacagataataaggagagaaagagagaatataggaacagtgattagtaatgagtagATTATTTAGTtttgttagaatgataaaaaaTTAAACAGTAGTAATGTATAGCTTATAAAATGACTTTGTAGCATAGCTaagcctttcggatcgtaagaccgatgaataaaaataatgccattgctttgaaattcatccaacatctaatcaaaactactaacaacagcgcttaattatcaaaattcatcgctccctagaaaatataatcccaagcccaggaaAAGATATGGGAGAgtggattttaaaactttttttttttataattttaaaccgCCCTACTGTCGAGGACATCCCCTCACCTCCTTCAACGTTATAACGCTGAAGGATTGTGACGAACTAAACTTGGAAAATTCAAAGTCCTGTATATTGTTTCTTCGCTTCATTTCCACTCTTCAAATGTTTTTGAAGTTTGAGTTTTAATGCTTCAAAATTATTGTACCATGGAAAAAGTTATTTGCACTTACTATTCCATTAGTGACCAAACATCGTACATCgtaatttgtctttgatcgTACCAACCTGTACCATAAGATTCTCAACATGATTACaattttgtgggcttcgtagccgtgcggttagtgtcaccaggcatttagccacatcgtgctaggaagtgtgggttcgattcccgcctcaggccggtaaacttttcgtgaggaatgttttccgactgtgccactgggtgttgcatgctagtccgttgtctagtgtggtgcttccttcaaagggcatacatgcccactggaagcattaacgtgtaagtgtctttaaaaaaaaaaaaaaaaaaaaaaaaaaaaaaaaaaaaaaaaattcaacaacAAAACAAGAAAACCTGGCAAACTTTCACCAGCTTTACGATGCTTTCCCTTTTTATAATCCATGTTAATGTGTCAAAAATTTGGAACAATAAAGACATTCATACAATAAGCATGAATTGtatttattaacatatcaaaaatatcaaagttttttcaacaaaaagttAAGTCACGATATCTGtataaaaataacaaacttTCAGTGTACCTttgaaaaaattgtgttttctGTTACTTTCCCTTGTCTTTCTTCCTTCTCAAATGGATTGAACCATATCTAACTGACCGGCAGCAAATAGTAAGATTTAATGACAAAAAATCCAAACCAATTCAAGTCACACCGGGTGTTGCTCAAGGCTCCCACTTAGGACCTctcctttttattttatatgttaacgACGTATCtcttattcttaaaaaaaactacggatttttatattgctgttcgcatttgaggtgcaaatgttgagtaaacatccttcaaatgcggtaacacaaaataatcaaaggacacctagcaacgattatctaaatcaccgccgccctagcaagaaaaatctatctttgacatcgcatttcttgtgaaaaatcttaccgcgtttggtgttcccgcatttgatgtttgcatttcaaacgcacacagcaatatatgcAGATGATATGAAATTGTTTTTAGAAATCATGAAAGATGAcgattatgttttcat
It contains:
- the LOC5567430 gene encoding checkpoint protein HUS1 yields the protein MKFRAVITDTLCMRELLDIVTTFSRISRNIAINIQPKKVIIQIEGDVEAGQCLWCEIDATDRSGFFSEFVMDGVDEQHNQIYLMAAASNLVQALSYTRNNSMDYVKMKLVKTDVACLAVEMSGIVHNESDVMNPKVQHQIPVTVVPRSEWSNFDLPLDMVYDLTVMLPSVKSLKGLMDKKKNMSPSVTIYATLAGELSLVVETDIVTVASHFKGLQCARGKPPNTDGQTTVDPEEEQTLEASCKVDAKKLSTLLESVDFCESKMIANIKNEHLLKIKFELREKVFMNFILPAVDFE